A region of the Pseudomonas cannabina genome:
CTATTTTGCCAACGAACGCGTCGATTTCGGCTTCAACATTCGAAACCGTCACTGAGTTCATATCCTCATCCAACTCATCGAGTATTGACTCAAAAACAGCGACTTCTACGGCCATATCCAAAAAATGACGCGCCTCTGCCTCCAAGGGTCCTCTAGCCTCGCCGCCCGGTGACAAGCTGACAGCCCAATGACAATCGAATGTAAAACAGCCTGACTCTAATGTTTTGACCAGCTCGGTGTGAAGGGCCTGGTCAATGGTTTTTTCTGCCAAAAGCTCCATGAAAAATTCATTTATCGCGCTGGTCATCAATGTTCTAAACTCGCCACGAATACGCGAACAAACATCAACAATTTCATATAGGTCATTTATCAACTCATCATGAGTCATCATGCGATATCTCCTAAAGCTGGTTGCCCGCTAACCTAGTGTTCGATCAAAGCGGCATCGCCAAATGGACACTGATAGCATTTTCAACGGCTACCATATCAACCTTGGATAGTTTACCTAACCGGTTCTTTAAACGCTTCTTGTCCGCTGCCATTATCTGGTCGGCCATCGCTTTACTGCTTTGCCCTTCAAGCGTTATGAGCGCTTCACCGGGATACGTTCTCTCGGTACTGCTGGTTAACGGTACAACAACGACCCGTGCCAAATGGCGGTTAGCTGAATCGTTGCTCACGATCACTGCTGGCCGCGTTTTTTTAATCTCACTGCCAACAGAAGGATCGAATTCAACCCACCAGACTTCACCGCGAAGCATCGCGCATATCCTCGGACAGGGCATTGCACCAGTTGATTGCAGCGGTTTCGCGTGCCGTGTCTGCCGCCATAGCTTGATAGCCAAGATCGAGTGACTTACCCACAACGTGGGGCCTCAGTAAGTCCTCAATGAATTGGCTCATCTTGCGTTTACCTACCGTTCTGTACAGCCCATCGTAAACATCCTCATCCAGCGTAATTGTCATTCGCTTGTGCATGGCTACAACCTCGTTATGCGTTATGCGTATAACGTACTATTCTCAGTGCGATCTCGAAAATAAGCAAGCCTCCACGATCCCGCCTAAGGCGCGATCAGTGGTCAGGCCACCCCCGCTTGCGGGGTTGAGGCGGGTGAGTGCGCAGCACGAATGCTCTGGACGTTGCTTGTGATTTTGCTTCGAGGGCCAAAAAAGTTATCCACAGAGGCGAGGGGTCCACGCGCGTCTTTTTTCTATATCTTTTTTCTAAAAAGCTTCTAGGTCAAAGTGCCACTAAATCTGAAAGCCTTATTTATAGAGGCTTACAGCCATATGTATACCGTACTGAGCTACCCGCTATACCGTACTGAGCTACCCGCTATACCGTACTGAGCTACCCGCTATACCGTACTGAGCTACCCGCTATACCGTACTGAGCTACCCGCTATACCGTACGATCATCGGTGCTATCCCGTGCTGAGGTGATTGCTATGGATAAAGGCTTGACAGGAAGTCCCACCGAGGATAAAAAAGATGCAGATGCAGATGCAGATGGTTGCTAAAATGAGGGGAAAACACCATGAGGGTAGTCGATTTGAAGTCGATATTTTGAGATTGAGGCATGAAGGACTGTCATATGACGCTATAGCGCTATGGATCGCTACGCATAAAAAGACGGTTGTCTCTGTTGGCGCTATTAGGGGGTTATTAAGAAAGCTGAGCTTAAAAACGCCGCAGAAAAATAAATTCCTGCCCTACACCGTGGAAAGTAGAAGGGCAGGAATACCAACAAAGCAGTATGAGGACAAAGCAATGATGGCATTGCAGAGTGTACAGGTTGAGGCGTGTCCTTTGAAAGGGGGAACTCATGACTAAGCCCTTGAAGGTCGGTTAAAGGCCATGGCCGAGAAAGCTAAAAAAAGAAGTGAGGTAGCAGAGCAGCAAGATTCGGTGCAACCGGCTTGCGACGAGCGCAATCTTGTTTACGGCGTTCAAGTCGCTGAGGATGAGATAGCTTTTCGTTTGTCTCTTGTTCTGCCATCACCTGGTGATGATCGTCGGGCTATGGCTAATGCCATTTTGCGCAGCTCTCTATTCGTGTGGTCGAAAAAGGGAAACGCAAGTACGAGAAAAGGTCCACAAGGTTACGATTCAAGGTCTTTCCTTGTCCGTGACGGGTGAACAACTCGATCAGTCAGATTTGGATGTTTTTTTGGAGTGCCTACACCGCCACCAAGATCAGACTTTGGGTACGAAAGTACGTTTCACAGCGGGTAGTTTTCTGCGAGCTATTAATCGCGACGTTGGCAAGGCTAACTACCTGTGGTTGAACGATGTATTGGCTCGTCTTTCACTCTATGGAATCGAATTAGGGGATGGTCAGCGTTTTTATCTTGGTACGTTGTTAAATGAAATGTACCGTGATGAAATACGCGGGAATATGTGATTATGGTCAATCCTAAATTTTCTGTTTTTTTTGCGGATGGACTATGGACTGGCCTAGATACCGAAGAGCGGCAATCTCTTAAAGGCAAAGCGTTGGCTTTGTGGTTACATGGCTTTTATAGTACTCATGAAAAGCCATTTCAGTACAAGGTCGAGACGCTTAAGGTATGTGTGGGAGTGAAACAGGTGAGCTTTTCAAATTTCGGCAGACTTTAAAGAAAGCGTTGTCTGACCTTAGCGTAGTTACATGCTGGACCTGCTGGATTGATGAGAAAACAGATCTAGTGCATGTGGTGAAAACCAAGGCGGTGCGTCATGAGTAATGTCGTGAAATTCCCGGGCCAAGAAGACGACCCCGTCCCGATAACGTGGTGAGTTTCCTGATGCCAAACAGCGGAAGGCCTGCACGCTAGTTCGACGGGGCAAAGGCACCCTCGAAAAAACCGGTCGTTCGGGACGTTGTGTTGGTCGGTGGTAAAGGCATTGTTCAAAGCGGTCCGATATGCCGCTGCCTTTGTTCTTTTTATGGCGCTCGCCGTGCCATTGGGTGTGCTGCACAGCTTCAAAGGGTTGATCACATTTTTCGGCGTCGTCACCTCTGCCATTTTGTATTGGCATGATGGCCTTACCTACGTGCATACCGCGAAGGCGGGTGCACCGACCGTCTACACATTTGTAACGTGCCTGGTGCTGGTGGTGCTTGCACATTCGGGCAAGGCGGTGGCTGAGTGGTTGTCTGAAAAACG
Encoded here:
- a CDS encoding type II toxin-antitoxin system PemK/MazF family toxin — translated: MLRGEVWWVEFDPSVGSEIKKTRPAVIVSNDSANRHLARVVVVPLTSSTERTYPGEALITLEGQSSKAMADQIMAADKKRLKNRLGKLSKVDMVAVENAISVHLAMPL
- a CDS encoding replication initiator protein A — its product is MTGEQLDQSDLDVFLECLHRHQDQTLGTKVRFTAGSFLRAINRDVGKANYLWLNDVLARLSLYGIELGDGQRFYLGTLLNEMYRDEIRGNM